A genomic segment from Chitinophaga flava encodes:
- a CDS encoding RNA polymerase sigma factor, with amino-acid sequence MQVREKIRTDEQCFALLQQGNSDAFYYLIRVYFPIFCEISRKMVQDAHAAQDITHNIFIKIWESSSRFTDFDAIKKFLYVSVKNASLNYLRSKQREKVRHETFMYYQEDNMLADTGEIIHAELMAAVRRAIEQLPDKMRRVFILSYVEQLSNEEVADRLQLSNQTVRNQKSRALLILRSILKDYTVAQILAAAALLSDLRS; translated from the coding sequence ATGCAGGTAAGAGAGAAAATCAGGACAGATGAACAGTGCTTTGCATTATTACAGCAAGGCAATAGTGATGCGTTTTATTACCTTATCCGCGTCTATTTCCCTATTTTCTGCGAAATATCCCGGAAAATGGTACAGGATGCACATGCAGCGCAGGACATCACCCACAATATATTTATAAAGATCTGGGAATCTTCTTCCCGTTTCACCGATTTTGATGCTATTAAGAAGTTTCTGTATGTATCAGTAAAGAATGCTTCGCTCAACTATCTGCGGAGCAAGCAGCGGGAAAAAGTCCGCCATGAGACATTTATGTATTATCAGGAGGACAATATGCTGGCCGATACCGGCGAGATCATTCATGCCGAACTGATGGCGGCCGTGCGGCGCGCGATAGAGCAGTTGCCCGATAAAATGCGGCGCGTATTTATATTAAGTTACGTAGAACAACTAAGCAATGAAGAAGTAGCCGACCGGCTACAACTCTCCAACCAGACAGTCCGGAACCAGAAAAGCCGCGCACTCCTTATTCTCAGAAGTATTTTGAAAGACTACACGGTGGCTCAGATACTGGCCGCAGCCGCCCTACTGTCGGACCTCCGCTCCTGA
- a CDS encoding TlpA disulfide reductase family protein yields MIKKTMIAACSLLLAATMQTIGQQKTFKVTAEVKGQDTYNLAISRLSDGKRIVDTAISRAGEHFVFSGSVTEPVVGTLTSSHPAARFEVVKGGMFMPAPSLDFIITGGEITISANAEELYKGTVKGGKENKELDELHKLEEPLVAKEWELRRKSMGLRKDTVALKAVLAENTKVKAALMAMRKQFIEKHPKSFVSMMLLSRMNGDYEATAYEQAYNKLADTYKETYIGKYVASRISGAKATTEGAKAIGFTKIDNHGQPFTLSSLKGKYVLLDFWGSWCGPCRASHPHLKAVYEKYKDKGLEIVGIAEEKTDDLETAKKSWLKAIESDGMTWIQVLNNYDKKTSNMVMAYGIDGFPTKILLDKEGKVLFKLVGDGGDELDQKLKSVFGL; encoded by the coding sequence ATGATAAAAAAAACAATGATTGCAGCCTGCAGCTTATTGCTGGCTGCAACAATGCAGACCATCGGTCAGCAGAAAACATTTAAGGTAACCGCTGAAGTGAAGGGGCAGGATACTTATAACCTGGCCATCAGCCGCCTGTCTGATGGTAAGCGGATAGTGGATACGGCTATCTCTCGAGCGGGAGAACATTTTGTTTTTAGCGGCAGTGTAACTGAGCCCGTGGTGGGCACACTGACTTCTTCACATCCGGCTGCCAGATTTGAAGTGGTTAAAGGAGGTATGTTTATGCCTGCTCCTTCACTGGATTTTATTATCACCGGTGGAGAAATCACCATCTCTGCCAATGCAGAAGAACTTTATAAAGGCACTGTAAAAGGTGGTAAAGAAAATAAAGAGCTGGATGAATTGCATAAGCTGGAAGAGCCGCTGGTAGCCAAAGAGTGGGAGTTACGAAGAAAATCGATGGGCCTGCGCAAAGACACCGTGGCACTTAAAGCAGTATTGGCAGAGAATACCAAAGTAAAAGCAGCGTTGATGGCTATGCGTAAGCAGTTTATCGAAAAGCATCCTAAATCATTTGTCAGCATGATGCTGCTCAGCCGGATGAATGGTGATTATGAGGCCACTGCTTATGAGCAGGCTTACAATAAACTGGCGGATACCTACAAAGAAACTTATATCGGCAAATACGTAGCTTCCCGCATCTCCGGCGCCAAGGCTACAACAGAAGGCGCCAAAGCGATCGGCTTTACCAAAATAGACAATCACGGTCAGCCGTTCACGTTATCCTCCCTCAAAGGAAAATATGTATTGCTCGACTTCTGGGGTAGCTGGTGCGGGCCTTGCAGGGCCAGTCATCCGCATCTGAAAGCAGTGTATGAAAAATACAAAGACAAAGGATTGGAAATAGTAGGTATCGCTGAAGAAAAAACAGATGATCTGGAAACGGCTAAAAAAAGTTGGTTGAAGGCGATCGAATCAGATGGTATGACCTGGATTCAGGTACTCAACAACTACGACAAAAAAACATCTAACATGGTGATGGCCTATGGGATTGACGGTTTTCCCACCAAAATATTACTCGACAAAGAAGGTAAGGTACTGTTCAAACTCGTTGGTGACGGCGGGGATGAACTCGATCAGAAACTAAAATCGGTGTTTGGTTTGTAG
- a CDS encoding TlpA family protein disulfide reductase, producing MRKVLCRTGVALALLVTPAVLKAQQNKPVKSITVQGTVQFTDPKSEKQMVWLSKDNFKGKPVVVDSAVVGKDNTFSFRIKQDHQGVYIINAMNWDRATFWSDADVKVDMRGYDTALYKVKIPHYNYVEGSYDNNFINLSVLNNELSYRRLIDEYNMEYYAKKATDTTWYHYMQSTKRYNPMKEDNKQREEILIRAYSDRPVMVYALRGMASTENTAQYEKAMKMLETLITRYPWLTEAQQLKQTILTNRAQAMKLKTGEPMPSVKYPSAQGSLEGLEKYKGKYLLVDFWASWCGPCRQAIPKVKELYTAYKDKGFEVVSISIDTDKNAWKKAMADEKMPWEQLLSDDKDKTMEQFQFSGIPTMYLVDREGKIVERLTGYTDEAEAKVKAAISQGTKAAPVKSTTSVPMTGF from the coding sequence ATGAGAAAAGTATTATGCAGAACAGGTGTGGCCTTAGCTCTGCTGGTAACTCCGGCAGTGCTGAAAGCACAACAGAATAAACCGGTAAAATCCATTACGGTACAGGGAACGGTGCAGTTCACCGATCCTAAGTCCGAAAAACAAATGGTATGGCTCTCCAAAGACAACTTCAAAGGAAAACCTGTGGTGGTGGACTCCGCGGTTGTGGGTAAAGACAATACTTTCAGTTTTAGAATAAAACAAGACCACCAGGGCGTATACATCATCAACGCTATGAACTGGGACAGGGCTACCTTCTGGAGCGATGCAGATGTGAAGGTGGATATGAGAGGTTACGATACAGCCCTTTATAAAGTGAAAATACCACATTACAACTATGTGGAAGGATCTTACGATAACAACTTCATCAATCTGTCTGTACTCAATAATGAATTGTCTTATCGTCGTTTGATAGATGAGTACAACATGGAGTATTATGCCAAAAAAGCAACAGATACTACCTGGTACCACTATATGCAAAGCACAAAGCGGTACAATCCTATGAAGGAAGATAACAAGCAGCGGGAAGAAATACTGATACGTGCCTATAGCGACCGCCCTGTAATGGTATATGCACTCCGTGGTATGGCCAGCACAGAAAATACAGCCCAGTATGAGAAAGCGATGAAGATGCTGGAAACGTTGATTACCCGCTATCCCTGGCTCACAGAAGCACAGCAGCTGAAGCAGACCATCCTCACCAACAGGGCACAGGCCATGAAACTGAAAACCGGAGAGCCGATGCCTTCTGTTAAATACCCGAGTGCTCAGGGTTCTCTGGAAGGTTTGGAAAAATACAAAGGAAAATATCTGCTGGTGGATTTCTGGGCCAGCTGGTGTGGTCCCTGCCGTCAGGCCATCCCTAAAGTAAAAGAACTGTACACTGCCTATAAAGACAAAGGTTTTGAAGTGGTGAGCATCTCGATTGATACAGATAAAAATGCCTGGAAAAAAGCGATGGCCGATGAAAAGATGCCATGGGAGCAACTGTTGAGCGATGATAAAGATAAAACCATGGAGCAGTTCCAGTTTTCCGGTATTCCTACCATGTATCTGGTGGATAGAGAAGGTAAGATCGTAGAACGTTTAACCGGTTACACAGATGAGGCAGAAGCAAAGGTAAAAGCTGCGATTTCTCAGGGCACGAAAGCCGCACCCGTTAAAAGCACCACGTCTGTTCCAATGACAGGCTTCTAA
- a CDS encoding RagB/SusD family nutrient uptake outer membrane protein, translating to MKKYSLFHIAVAGITIFSSCSKNLDDVQPNTQVTFDQINRSNLPLVLNGAKLALTNNALYQIFGLQDVMSDDFQSIAYVTYEGNNVPSTDNSLTFAYKQPYQCIANANMAIGFATQQPAGDSLITTNMGEAYLLRAYSYMLLTEMFGDVVIVKGGENPKAHPVRNAVSEVRQLIESDLKAAAGALPDYAGQSTMGSKQAAQLLLARLYLNTGRNDEALSMANAVINSNKLKLQSNFGDIFKATVNSPEALYKINEISTNNSTLYGLPSTFGSGKYGTVVRAGSGNTWVDSMLVKTYEASDIRRAYFLRNKGGSILDTVYFVTKFPEEVTPSYPICRYSEAFLIVAEANARKGVVDLTTYNQLRSARKTSIRNSADFADAPAFLAEIEMERRREFLGERLRWSDMQRFGKMNSWLQSFGQPASHVLLPIPSREFPINPNLTQNPDYSK from the coding sequence ATGAAAAAATATTCTTTATTTCATATAGCCGTTGCCGGTATTACAATTTTTTCTTCCTGCAGTAAAAATCTGGATGACGTGCAACCCAATACGCAGGTGACTTTTGACCAGATTAACCGCAGCAATCTGCCACTGGTACTTAATGGGGCCAAACTGGCACTCACCAACAATGCCCTGTACCAGATTTTTGGATTGCAGGATGTTATGAGCGATGATTTTCAGTCGATTGCCTATGTGACCTACGAAGGCAACAATGTACCTTCCACGGATAATTCACTGACTTTCGCCTACAAACAGCCCTACCAGTGTATTGCCAATGCTAACATGGCTATCGGCTTTGCAACACAACAACCTGCGGGTGACAGCCTGATAACTACCAATATGGGGGAAGCTTACCTGCTGCGTGCCTATTCCTATATGCTGCTCACCGAAATGTTCGGAGATGTGGTGATTGTAAAAGGAGGGGAGAATCCCAAAGCACATCCGGTACGGAATGCGGTAAGTGAAGTGCGGCAGCTGATAGAATCCGACCTGAAAGCTGCTGCTGGTGCTCTTCCGGATTATGCCGGGCAGTCAACGATGGGTTCTAAACAAGCGGCACAGCTGTTGCTCGCAAGACTGTACCTCAACACCGGCCGTAATGATGAAGCGCTTTCCATGGCCAATGCAGTGATCAATTCCAACAAATTAAAGCTGCAGTCCAATTTTGGCGATATTTTCAAAGCTACCGTCAACAGTCCGGAGGCGCTGTATAAAATCAATGAAATATCTACCAATAACTCCACGCTTTATGGCCTGCCCAGCACTTTCGGATCAGGGAAATACGGAACAGTAGTGAGAGCCGGTTCCGGCAATACCTGGGTAGACAGTATGCTGGTGAAAACATATGAAGCCAGTGATATACGCAGAGCTTATTTCCTGCGCAACAAAGGTGGCTCCATCCTGGATACCGTGTATTTCGTGACCAAGTTTCCGGAAGAAGTTACACCTTCCTATCCGATCTGCCGTTACAGCGAAGCATTTCTGATTGTGGCGGAAGCCAATGCCCGTAAAGGTGTGGTGGACCTAACTACGTATAACCAGCTCCGTTCGGCCCGCAAAACAAGCATCCGCAACAGTGCTGATTTTGCTGATGCACCCGCATTTCTGGCAGAGATAGAAATGGAACGCAGAAGGGAGTTTTTGGGTGAAAGGCTGCGCTGGAGCGATATGCAGCGCTTCGGTAAGATGAACAGCTGGTTACAGTCTTTCGGTCAGCCTGCATCTCATGTGCTGCTGCCTATTCCCAGCAGAGAGTTTCCTATTAATCCAAATCTGACACAAAACCCTGATTACAGCAAGTAA
- a CDS encoding SusC/RagA family TonB-linked outer membrane protein, whose translation MRKSVLFILLCMSGVSAYAQQVLKGTVKDATSRQPVPGATVKVVGKTTGVTTNEKGEFQIDVPANAQLQISSVGFENVTIAAKLIQAGPILMQIRLMDMKEAVVVGYGTQQKRNVTNSISTVKSTELTAEKNIASDFGKALQGRVPGVYIASREGTPGNAASIMIRGAQSVSAVATNPLIVIDGLVVDGNTISINSINPQDIESVEVLKDAASAAIYGARGSTGVIIITTKKGRANSKPTLNVNMYTGVNNVPTSRHMMNTAEYASAFDDSRNNRIGDIDNKLANPGNLTAGQIKQLNDEKTVLKNQLAGFNVADRSIDWLDRIKHKNAPVNNLQASMSGGGDRNNYYMSLGRYAETASMGSGRYERITGRLDVTQQVNNWLKVNGNINITQGVNKDMSNPIIAAMSARPDTPEDPIILPDGMLGYYIGIQQHPLGAMMDNKNKNKTNIYLGSLSADLQLMKELSFRSAFNATKYNGLSINFMPPTGYQGYFNNGVFKTTGTDNFSYNFDNYFTYNKRISKLGINATLGYTYYSNELNSFGYELYGFPKIDNITGGGAAATYGSTANIGSMNTNNREISDAYFFRTGLDWEGKYLLNASIRRDGSSKLAKDNRYSWFPSVSAGWDMSRESFLSDVKVVNQLKLRTSYGMSGNMRPLGYFDSRNLMKATSYVGNQALILNTIVGNPSIRWERTKQLDAGVDVALLNNRITFTADYYNKTTDGLMTSNDVSWIYGAGNMPDNIGSIRNYGVDLQLAVSSRQGATIGWRVSTNMNINRNKILSMKDSTALFGALVFGGPQSRSKVGQPVGSVMLFESQGVDPQTGDMIYTDRNKDGRWDSNDYVSVPIALPTFTGGTTLTLSYKRFTLDALFTYVVGNKVYDYYEQTLRNYSLDYTGAMPNKFDNLANRWKKPGDVSDVPRAITGVHGAGQTADWNSKPSTQFITDASYMRLRNISLAYVVPAAVLQKAKINQVRVYASMENVFTITKYKGFDPEAVSNTGIVSTNLPNPRAAVIGIDLTF comes from the coding sequence ATGAGAAAGTCTGTGTTATTTATCCTTTTATGCATGTCCGGTGTATCCGCCTATGCGCAACAGGTGTTAAAAGGGACGGTGAAGGATGCCACCTCCCGGCAACCGGTCCCGGGAGCGACCGTTAAAGTAGTGGGAAAAACCACGGGTGTGACCACCAACGAAAAAGGAGAGTTTCAGATCGATGTGCCAGCCAATGCACAGTTGCAGATCTCTTCCGTAGGATTTGAAAATGTAACGATCGCCGCCAAATTGATACAGGCAGGGCCGATATTGATGCAGATTAGATTGATGGATATGAAGGAAGCAGTGGTAGTAGGCTATGGTACCCAACAGAAACGTAATGTGACGAATTCTATTTCAACGGTGAAAAGTACAGAGCTGACGGCAGAGAAAAACATTGCCAGTGACTTCGGAAAAGCCTTGCAGGGAAGGGTTCCGGGCGTATACATCGCTTCCCGTGAAGGTACTCCCGGCAATGCGGCCAGCATTATGATACGGGGCGCGCAGTCAGTGAGCGCGGTAGCTACCAACCCGCTCATCGTGATCGACGGACTGGTGGTAGATGGTAACACCATCTCTATCAACAGTATCAATCCCCAGGACATAGAATCCGTGGAAGTGCTGAAAGATGCTGCGTCCGCAGCTATCTATGGCGCCAGAGGATCTACCGGCGTGATCATCATCACTACCAAAAAAGGAAGGGCCAACAGCAAACCCACACTGAATGTGAATATGTACACCGGTGTGAATAATGTGCCTACTTCCCGTCATATGATGAACACCGCGGAATATGCCAGTGCTTTCGATGATTCACGTAACAACCGTATCGGTGATATTGATAACAAACTGGCTAATCCCGGTAATCTCACCGCCGGACAGATCAAACAGCTGAACGATGAAAAGACCGTGCTGAAAAACCAGCTGGCAGGCTTTAATGTGGCCGACCGCAGCATCGACTGGCTGGACAGGATCAAACATAAAAATGCGCCTGTAAATAATCTGCAGGCCAGTATGAGCGGTGGTGGCGATAGAAACAACTATTATATGTCACTCGGCCGCTATGCTGAAACAGCTTCCATGGGTTCCGGAAGATATGAACGTATCACCGGCCGTCTGGACGTGACCCAGCAGGTGAACAACTGGCTGAAAGTAAACGGCAACATCAATATAACACAAGGTGTCAACAAAGACATGTCTAATCCTATCATTGCTGCGATGAGTGCACGTCCTGATACACCGGAAGATCCTATCATCCTGCCTGATGGCATGCTGGGTTATTATATCGGCATTCAGCAACATCCGCTGGGCGCTATGATGGACAATAAAAACAAAAACAAAACAAACATATACCTGGGAAGCCTTTCAGCTGACCTTCAGTTAATGAAGGAGTTATCTTTCCGCTCTGCTTTCAACGCTACCAAATACAATGGACTGAGCATTAACTTTATGCCACCTACCGGATATCAGGGTTATTTTAATAACGGTGTGTTCAAAACTACAGGTACTGATAACTTCTCCTATAACTTCGATAACTATTTTACCTACAATAAAAGAATCAGCAAGCTGGGTATCAATGCCACGCTGGGTTATACCTATTACAGTAATGAACTGAATTCTTTTGGTTATGAGCTGTATGGTTTCCCCAAAATTGACAATATCACCGGCGGTGGCGCTGCTGCTACTTATGGCAGTACTGCCAATATCGGCAGTATGAATACCAATAACAGGGAAATATCAGACGCTTATTTTTTTCGTACAGGTTTGGATTGGGAGGGTAAATACCTGCTGAATGCTTCCATCCGCCGTGATGGCTCTTCCAAGCTGGCGAAAGATAACCGTTACAGCTGGTTCCCTTCTGTTTCTGCCGGCTGGGATATGTCCAGAGAAAGTTTTTTGAGTGATGTGAAAGTTGTCAATCAGCTGAAACTGCGCACCAGTTATGGTATGAGCGGCAATATGCGTCCGCTGGGATACTTCGACTCACGTAACCTGATGAAAGCTACTTCCTATGTGGGCAATCAGGCACTGATCCTGAATACGATAGTGGGCAATCCCAGTATCCGCTGGGAGCGAACCAAACAGCTGGATGCTGGTGTGGATGTGGCTTTGCTGAATAACCGCATCACTTTCACCGCCGATTATTACAATAAAACTACCGACGGACTGATGACCAGCAACGATGTGTCCTGGATCTATGGCGCCGGTAATATGCCTGATAACATCGGCAGCATCCGCAACTACGGCGTGGACCTGCAGCTGGCCGTAAGCAGCCGCCAGGGCGCTACCATTGGCTGGAGAGTGAGCACCAATATGAACATCAACCGCAACAAGATCCTGTCTATGAAAGACTCCACCGCTCTTTTCGGAGCGCTGGTGTTTGGCGGTCCTCAGTCCAGATCTAAAGTAGGACAGCCGGTAGGTTCCGTGATGCTGTTTGAATCGCAGGGTGTAGATCCTCAAACAGGTGATATGATTTATACTGACCGCAACAAAGACGGTAGATGGGATTCCAACGACTATGTATCTGTTCCGATTGCACTACCCACTTTTACAGGAGGTACCACCCTCACGCTGTCGTATAAACGTTTTACGCTGGATGCCCTGTTTACCTATGTGGTGGGCAACAAGGTATATGACTATTATGAACAGACGCTACGCAACTACAGCCTGGATTATACCGGCGCGATGCCTAATAAATTTGATAATCTGGCCAACCGCTGGAAAAAACCGGGTGATGTATCTGATGTACCCAGAGCTATTACAGGTGTGCATGGAGCGGGCCAGACAGCTGACTGGAACAGTAAACCATCCACGCAGTTTATTACCGATGCTTCGTATATGCGACTGCGTAATATTTCCCTCGCTTATGTAGTACCGGCGGCTGTGTTGCAGAAAGCAAAAATCAACCAGGTACGCGTATATGCTTCGATGGAAAATGTGTTTACCATCACCAAATACAAGGGCTTTGATCCGGAAGCTGTGTCCAATACAGGTATCGTTTCTACCAATCTGCCCAATCCGCGCGCTGCTGTAATTGGTATCGACCTGACCTTCTAA
- a CDS encoding LytS family sensor histidine kinase codes for MRHNKPYRYFTHLAVWMALILLYAYPMIKFNMRSAFGLKLVLVQQVLYGFINFQLFFVLAFVLLPKPIRKRQPVQVIARVFTAVFAFAIIKYAIGYFFFPDQVLVKLYSFVGKKNQYMSFFNYFLTATKTGLGVAILAYSYRLLLQRQHTGPQDRLLASAAAAARTRYIRMQENSRLLLHNLQQLTPILEDEQRRDKEGVKAILLLSDLLRYMLYDKALEKERVSLWKELLNFERYMELRNLCNPDQQLELSIIGETQQGTLEALLLQHTTETALQQIKDTSGPLVVRLQIQQDTLTLSLQSFYACHAAYQIKRYPEYA; via the coding sequence ATGCGACACAATAAACCATACCGGTATTTTACTCACCTCGCTGTCTGGATGGCATTAATATTACTCTATGCCTACCCGATGATCAAGTTCAACATGCGCTCTGCCTTTGGACTGAAGCTGGTGCTGGTACAGCAGGTACTGTATGGCTTTATCAACTTTCAGTTGTTTTTCGTACTGGCGTTTGTGTTATTACCCAAACCCATCAGGAAGCGGCAGCCGGTACAGGTGATAGCACGGGTGTTTACAGCGGTATTTGCATTTGCAATCATTAAATATGCCATCGGGTATTTTTTCTTTCCCGACCAGGTGTTGGTAAAGCTTTACTCCTTTGTAGGAAAGAAGAACCAGTACATGAGTTTCTTCAATTATTTTCTTACGGCCACAAAAACCGGTCTGGGCGTGGCTATTCTTGCTTACAGCTATAGGCTGTTGTTACAACGTCAACATACAGGGCCACAGGACCGCCTGCTGGCCAGCGCCGCAGCAGCCGCACGGACCCGGTATATACGCATGCAGGAAAATTCACGCCTTCTGCTACACAACCTGCAACAACTCACGCCTATCCTGGAAGATGAACAACGACGCGACAAAGAAGGCGTAAAAGCCATCCTGCTGCTATCAGACCTCCTGCGATATATGTTGTATGATAAAGCACTGGAGAAAGAAAGAGTCAGCCTCTGGAAAGAACTGCTCAATTTTGAACGATATATGGAACTGCGTAACCTGTGTAATCCAGACCAGCAGCTGGAATTATCCATCATCGGAGAAACACAGCAGGGCACACTCGAAGCATTACTGCTACAACATACTACCGAAACCGCTCTTCAACAAATCAAAGATACCAGCGGACCTTTGGTGGTTCGCCTTCAGATACAGCAAGACACCTTAACGCTCTCACTGCAATCTTTTTATGCCTGTCACGCAGCTTATCAAATAAAACGATATCCCGAGTATGCATAA
- a CDS encoding sensor histidine kinase — translation MHNIRQHIREFILLLLGWLLLVYSSNLMTLTRFNEKSIRTVHINSGALGLINFLLFYGCLRWIATPFFEKRHRTRRLVSVLFIIPAFTLLKYGFVKLFFEQDLLYRGHQIVNRQKVHVYTSLGEYFISALWNNVIIVIAAFSFRLFVLWLQEEKRRAALQQQQIQAESGFLKMQLNSHFLINSLNSIYSLALMGSPEVVRANKTLTHLLSYMVHQPSDISYRAPIREEISYLQDFVTLQRLRTGYNEGIVFSLPAILPDKAIAPLLLVPFVENAFKHGVSNRPGKPVTITIVCDEQQLSFSVHNYISGQQRDKTGGIGLDNVRKRLQLLYPGRHQLDIRDTGKEYFINLAINW, via the coding sequence ATGCATAATATCCGTCAACATATCCGGGAATTTATATTGCTGCTGCTGGGCTGGCTCCTGCTGGTATATAGCAGCAATCTGATGACGCTTACCCGTTTCAACGAAAAAAGCATACGCACGGTACATATCAACAGTGGTGCACTGGGCCTGATCAATTTCCTGCTGTTCTACGGCTGCCTGCGCTGGATAGCCACACCGTTCTTTGAAAAGCGGCACCGGACGCGGCGGCTGGTGTCTGTATTGTTCATTATCCCGGCATTTACACTGCTGAAATACGGTTTCGTAAAACTCTTTTTTGAACAGGACCTTCTATATAGAGGACATCAGATTGTCAACCGGCAGAAAGTACACGTATATACTTCCCTGGGAGAATACTTTATCAGCGCACTCTGGAACAATGTGATCATTGTGATCGCTGCATTTTCCTTCCGGCTTTTTGTTTTATGGTTACAGGAAGAAAAAAGAAGGGCGGCTTTGCAGCAACAGCAAATACAGGCTGAATCAGGATTTCTGAAGATGCAACTCAATTCTCATTTTCTGATCAACAGTTTAAACAGCATCTATTCGCTGGCATTAATGGGTTCTCCGGAAGTAGTGCGGGCCAATAAAACCCTCACTCACCTGCTGTCTTATATGGTGCATCAGCCTTCCGATATTTCCTACCGCGCCCCTATCAGAGAAGAAATCAGTTATCTGCAGGACTTCGTTACGCTACAACGGTTGCGTACCGGATATAACGAAGGCATTGTTTTCAGTTTGCCGGCGATACTGCCCGACAAGGCCATCGCTCCGCTGTTACTGGTACCTTTTGTGGAAAATGCCTTCAAACACGGTGTCAGCAACCGTCCGGGCAAACCGGTGACCATCACCATAGTTTGTGACGAACAACAGCTGTCATTCAGTGTACATAACTATATCTCCGGCCAGCAACGCGACAAAACCGGAGGCATAGGTCTTGACAATGTCCGGAAACGCTTACAGCTGCTGTATCCTGGCCGGCATCAACTCGACATCCGAGATACAGGGAAAGAATATTTTATTAATTTAGCGATCAACTGGTAA
- a CDS encoding LytR/AlgR family response regulator transcription factor has product MGVKCIVVDDEPLAAQVLVSFIHKTPDLQLVKVFHNPMEALGFIKQEKIDLIFLDIQMQELSGLELMQLAPPGVQVVLVSAYDEYAVEGFDREAIDYLLKPVSFERFARAVQRVLARSSVTVSQPSGTDYIFVRTDKRIVRVDVKDILFVEALRNYVAIQTPKQKILTLQNLRSFEDILAPFRFLRVHKSYIISLDKIDSIEKQRIFTGPHCVPIGDAYLKQFMEAINMPR; this is encoded by the coding sequence ATGGGAGTAAAGTGTATCGTGGTAGATGATGAACCACTCGCAGCACAGGTATTGGTATCGTTTATTCATAAAACGCCAGACCTGCAGCTGGTAAAGGTTTTCCATAATCCGATGGAAGCCCTCGGCTTTATAAAGCAGGAGAAGATAGATCTTATTTTTCTGGATATACAGATGCAGGAACTGAGCGGGCTGGAGCTAATGCAGCTGGCACCTCCGGGTGTGCAGGTGGTACTGGTATCTGCCTACGATGAATATGCCGTAGAAGGATTTGACCGCGAGGCCATCGACTATCTGCTGAAACCTGTGTCATTCGAACGGTTTGCCAGGGCTGTGCAACGGGTACTGGCCAGAAGCTCCGTCACCGTTTCACAGCCTTCCGGCACCGATTATATTTTTGTGCGTACCGATAAACGTATCGTACGTGTAGATGTAAAAGACATCCTTTTTGTGGAAGCACTCCGCAACTACGTGGCCATCCAGACGCCCAAACAAAAGATACTGACCTTACAGAACCTTCGCAGCTTTGAAGATATACTGGCGCCCTTCCGCTTTTTACGGGTACATAAATCCTATATTATCTCACTGGATAAAATAGACAGTATCGAAAAACAGCGCATCTTTACCGGGCCGCACTGTGTGCCCATCGGCGATGCCTACCTGAAACAATTCATGGAAGCGATCAATATGCCGAGATAA
- a CDS encoding PhnA domain-containing protein, with protein MRAFLMSEKMKLEEQLQQRSDNKCELCGAEETLKMYDVAPRSGDGPDSTILICDTCRAQVDRKAELDSKHWNCLTTAMWSEVPGVQVVAWRMLHRLKSESWAMESLDMMFLDEETLAWAQATGDHDNDDAVELHKDCNGNVLQNGDSVTLIKSLDVKGSTLNAKMGTVVKNIRLVEDNTEQIEGKIEGQLIVILTKYVRKQS; from the coding sequence TTGCGCGCATTTTTAATGAGCGAAAAAATGAAACTGGAAGAACAATTACAGCAAAGAAGCGACAACAAATGTGAACTCTGCGGAGCAGAGGAGACCCTGAAAATGTATGATGTGGCCCCTCGTTCCGGCGATGGCCCTGACAGCACAATCCTGATCTGTGATACCTGCCGTGCGCAGGTAGACCGGAAGGCAGAGCTGGACAGTAAACACTGGAACTGCCTGACCACGGCTATGTGGAGCGAAGTACCCGGCGTACAGGTGGTAGCCTGGCGTATGCTGCACCGCCTCAAAAGTGAAAGCTGGGCCATGGAAAGCCTCGACATGATGTTCCTCGACGAGGAAACACTGGCATGGGCACAGGCTACCGGCGATCATGATAATGATGATGCCGTAGAGCTGCACAAAGACTGCAATGGCAACGTATTGCAGAACGGCGACAGCGTTACCCTCATCAAATCACTGGACGTAAAAGGCTCCACGCTGAATGCCAAAATGGGCACCGTTGTTAAAAACATACGACTGGTGGAAGACAATACCGAACAGATAGAAGGTAAGATAGAAGGACAGCTGATCGTGATTCTCACAAAATATGTGAGAAAGCAGAGCTAA